In Gemmata obscuriglobus, a single genomic region encodes these proteins:
- a CDS encoding TetR/AcrR family transcriptional regulator, which yields MREAAVCALADDRRKQILAAAERCFARHGFHQTSMQEVCREAGLSPGSVYRYFRSKDDIIVAMAGENRQDTHARFATAAANPDVIAGLLQLAEDVLGQINDPACGPLHFECTAEAMRNPRVAEVVRRDDQEIVAGMVELLRRGQEGGHIDPALDPRRAAETLIALADGLTWRKFLDPRIDLAAFRDTARLMIERFLRPRA from the coding sequence ATGAGAGAGGCCGCCGTGTGCGCACTGGCCGACGACCGCCGCAAGCAGATCCTGGCCGCGGCCGAACGGTGCTTCGCGCGCCACGGGTTCCATCAAACGTCCATGCAGGAAGTGTGTCGGGAGGCCGGTCTGAGCCCCGGGTCCGTGTACCGCTACTTCCGCAGCAAGGACGACATCATCGTCGCGATGGCCGGCGAGAACCGGCAGGACACCCACGCGCGGTTCGCGACCGCCGCGGCCAACCCGGACGTGATCGCGGGGCTGCTCCAGTTGGCGGAAGACGTGCTGGGGCAAATCAACGATCCGGCGTGCGGGCCGCTTCACTTCGAGTGTACCGCGGAAGCCATGCGCAACCCGCGCGTGGCCGAGGTTGTTCGCCGCGACGATCAGGAGATCGTCGCCGGGATGGTCGAACTCTTGCGCCGTGGGCAAGAGGGCGGGCACATCGACCCCGCCCTCGACCCGCGCCGGGCCGCCGAAACACTGATCGCGCTCGCCGACGGGCTGACGTGGCGCAAGTTCCTCGACCCGCGGATCGATCTCGCGGCGTTCCGCGACACCGCGCGGCTGATGATAGAGCGGTTCCTGCGCCCGCGGGCGTGA
- a CDS encoding S1C family serine protease encodes MPRALALGLLVVAALPARADDAIAPETVTATKSASVYVRVEGDDWKGSGSGFVVTVDKDNVLVVTNHHVVLKPPPGAPPKPATVRVVFGSGTVAEREYRAAVVAADEERDLAVLRVTDVKDPPKPIAYLDPPKPVETMSVYSFGFPLGQALATGKGAPAVTVGKASVSSLREGSDGELATIQIDGNLNPGNSGGPVVDGKGRLVGVAVARIRDGQGIGFLVPAAEVGRLMAGRVERVRVSTGKGDGGRPIARVEAEVIDPAGAVRSVTAYCVVVPPKEKAPDAAALDKHPRAKKVVLKVDNGLAVGELAIDKAEGAVLVQVIGDRGAKTEAVATRPRAFALAPGLTPGDLAGPPPAGWKEHTSRGKEFSVWLPEKPARQTEERRNFALGARAFPAGGVTGETEDGLGYRAETVDLPPTLARLAADLFPAIRSSLRDETAGRITESVQAQIGTLHGAEFWLESRTGITRVRAYVHDRRIYLVRVTGTTGQVSGADAETILASFRKPGDLQAQAPATRPSPGKPAEPNVVPSGKEPFILGSIAHDPKFKTIGPAGAILIGVEARFGKFGDLDIVRAVRPIYRVNGKEEFGKQFGNDLKGAVTLKAKDGYAVGGVTGKAGWWCNGFALTFMKVKPDGTLDPKDSYESEWAGFNGKGDVHRVMTDGAPAVGIVGKIVGHETTAFGLLFKGQEGFETNPSAPVPGAPGEPKVIALGKEPYILGSIEHDPKFKTIGPAGAILIGLEVRFGKFGSTDIARAVRPIYRVDGEEEFGRQFGRDMRGAITLKAKDGYAVGAIIGKAGWWCNGFALTFMKVKPDGTLDPKDSYDSPWVGFDGRGEVFKVSGDGAPVVGIVGKIVGAETTALGLVFKGQEKFAVGDGSGAPVNPKVTAAGKEAVTFGGEQNRAFEAPGPDGAILVGLELSIEEAIGEDCINGVRPIYRVTSGGKTEIKIGERYGAREDRLVTLKARAGYAVGAMTYKYSRDFDGCLLTFMKIKADGTLDPKDCYDSEWIGWKGRANEGRIDGEGKPVVGIVGRGDAKEVTGFGLLFKGQTFDPADKNK; translated from the coding sequence ATGCCACGCGCCCTCGCCCTCGGCCTTCTCGTCGTTGCCGCGCTACCGGCTCGCGCCGACGACGCCATCGCCCCGGAAACTGTCACCGCGACCAAGTCCGCCTCGGTCTACGTTCGGGTCGAGGGGGACGACTGGAAGGGCTCCGGGTCCGGGTTCGTTGTCACCGTCGACAAGGACAACGTGCTCGTGGTCACCAACCACCACGTCGTACTCAAGCCGCCGCCCGGCGCCCCGCCGAAGCCGGCGACCGTGCGCGTGGTGTTCGGCAGCGGAACCGTGGCCGAGCGCGAGTACCGGGCGGCGGTCGTCGCGGCCGACGAGGAGCGCGACCTCGCCGTGCTCCGGGTGACCGACGTGAAGGACCCGCCCAAGCCGATCGCGTACCTCGACCCGCCCAAACCGGTCGAGACGATGAGCGTGTACTCGTTCGGGTTCCCGCTCGGGCAGGCGCTCGCGACCGGCAAGGGAGCCCCGGCCGTCACCGTCGGCAAGGCGTCGGTCTCCAGCCTCCGCGAGGGGAGCGACGGCGAACTGGCTACCATCCAGATCGACGGCAACTTGAACCCGGGTAACAGCGGCGGACCGGTCGTCGACGGCAAGGGGCGGCTGGTCGGCGTGGCCGTTGCCCGCATCCGGGACGGTCAGGGGATCGGGTTCCTCGTCCCGGCGGCCGAGGTGGGCCGGCTGATGGCCGGGCGCGTCGAGCGGGTGCGGGTCAGCACCGGCAAGGGAGACGGCGGAAGGCCGATCGCGCGCGTCGAGGCCGAGGTGATCGACCCGGCCGGCGCGGTCCGGAGCGTGACCGCGTACTGCGTCGTGGTTCCACCGAAGGAGAAAGCGCCGGACGCCGCCGCGCTCGACAAGCACCCGCGCGCCAAGAAGGTCGTTCTGAAGGTGGACAACGGCCTGGCTGTCGGCGAACTGGCGATCGACAAGGCCGAGGGCGCGGTGCTGGTTCAGGTGATCGGCGACCGGGGGGCCAAGACGGAAGCCGTGGCCACCCGCCCGCGCGCCTTCGCGCTCGCTCCGGGCTTGACGCCCGGAGACCTGGCCGGCCCGCCGCCGGCCGGATGGAAGGAGCACACCTCGCGCGGCAAAGAGTTCTCGGTCTGGTTGCCCGAGAAGCCGGCGCGGCAGACCGAAGAGCGGCGCAACTTCGCCTTGGGCGCGCGCGCCTTCCCGGCCGGCGGCGTGACCGGAGAAACGGAAGACGGGCTCGGCTACCGAGCGGAGACGGTCGACCTCCCGCCCACGCTCGCCCGCCTCGCGGCCGACTTGTTCCCTGCCATCCGCAGCTCCCTGCGGGACGAAACTGCGGGACGGATCACCGAATCGGTTCAGGCCCAAATCGGGACGCTGCACGGGGCCGAGTTCTGGCTCGAGTCCCGGACCGGCATCACCCGCGTGCGGGCGTACGTGCACGACCGGCGGATCTACCTGGTGCGAGTAACCGGTACGACCGGCCAGGTGTCGGGTGCCGACGCGGAAACCATCCTCGCGTCTTTCCGCAAGCCGGGGGACCTCCAGGCCCAGGCGCCGGCCACGCGCCCCTCCCCCGGCAAGCCGGCCGAGCCGAACGTGGTGCCCTCGGGTAAGGAACCGTTCATCCTCGGGTCAATCGCTCACGACCCGAAGTTCAAAACGATCGGCCCGGCGGGCGCGATCCTGATCGGGGTCGAGGCTCGGTTCGGCAAGTTCGGGGACCTCGACATCGTGCGGGCCGTGCGCCCGATCTACCGGGTGAACGGCAAAGAGGAATTCGGCAAGCAGTTCGGCAACGACCTGAAGGGCGCGGTCACGCTCAAGGCCAAAGACGGGTACGCGGTCGGCGGGGTGACGGGGAAAGCCGGGTGGTGGTGTAACGGGTTCGCGCTCACGTTCATGAAGGTGAAGCCGGACGGCACGCTCGATCCGAAAGACTCTTACGAGAGCGAGTGGGCCGGTTTCAACGGCAAGGGGGACGTGCACCGGGTGATGACCGACGGCGCCCCGGCGGTCGGCATCGTCGGGAAGATCGTTGGTCACGAGACTACCGCGTTCGGCCTGCTCTTCAAAGGCCAGGAGGGGTTCGAGACCAACCCGTCGGCACCGGTCCCGGGCGCGCCCGGGGAGCCGAAGGTCATCGCACTGGGTAAGGAGCCCTACATCCTCGGGTCGATCGAACACGACCCGAAGTTCAAGACGATCGGCCCGGCGGGCGCGATCCTGATCGGCCTGGAGGTGCGGTTCGGCAAGTTCGGCTCGACCGACATCGCGCGGGCCGTGCGCCCGATCTACCGGGTCGACGGTGAGGAGGAGTTCGGGCGCCAGTTCGGCCGGGACATGAGGGGCGCAATCACCCTGAAGGCGAAGGACGGGTACGCGGTCGGGGCGATCATCGGCAAGGCGGGATGGTGGTGCAACGGGTTCGCGCTCACGTTCATGAAGGTGAAGCCGGACGGCACATTGGACCCGAAAGACTCCTACGACAGCCCCTGGGTCGGGTTCGACGGCCGGGGTGAGGTGTTCAAGGTGTCCGGTGACGGCGCCCCGGTCGTCGGCATCGTGGGCAAGATCGTCGGCGCCGAGACCACCGCCCTCGGGTTGGTGTTCAAGGGACAAGAAAAGTTCGCCGTCGGCGACGGGAGCGGCGCGCCCGTAAACCCGAAGGTCACCGCCGCCGGCAAAGAGGCGGTGACCTTCGGGGGCGAGCAGAACCGGGCGTTCGAAGCCCCCGGCCCCGACGGGGCCATCTTGGTCGGGTTGGAACTCAGCATTGAGGAGGCGATCGGCGAAGATTGCATCAACGGGGTGCGGCCGATTTACCGGGTGACGAGCGGCGGGAAAACCGAGATCAAGATCGGGGAACGGTACGGCGCGCGTGAGGACCGGTTGGTCACCCTGAAGGCGCGGGCCGGGTACGCGGTCGGCGCCATGACCTACAAGTACAGCCGGGACTTCGACGGCTGCCTGCTCACGTTCATGAAGATCAAGGCCGACGGCACGCTGGACCCGAAAGACTGCTACGACAGCGAGTGGATCGGGTGGAAGGGGCGCGCGAACGAGGGACGCATTGACGGCGAGGGGAAGCCCGTTGTCGGAATCGTTGGCCGAGGAGACGCCAAGGAGGTGACCGGGTTCGGGCTACTGTTCAAGGGCCAGACGTTCGATCCGGCGGACAAGAACAAGTGA
- a CDS encoding PLP-dependent cysteine synthase family protein: MATELPGCHRYLNRIAPTPLVPVQLDAGRPAVWCKLEFLNPSGSTKDRIARFILEKAWRRGLVTCGGRVVEASSGSTSIALALACAQMGLKFLAVMPEGVSNERVFIIRAYGGDVTFTPAALGIRGAIAEVERLGAEPGVFLPKQFANLDNAEAHRLGTAREVLDQIPGGRVDAVVSGVGTGGTLVGLFEGLRENGCRVVPVLARPVNLVSAPEVECCSFSARIPGVADSISEIFRPERVPGLLTVEVRDEDAIATTRELIRLGFPVGPSSGLNYCAALEALRQLNDPHAQVVTVFPDRMERYFTTELFKPFV; this comes from the coding sequence ATGGCCACCGAACTGCCCGGCTGTCACCGCTATTTGAACCGCATCGCCCCGACGCCGCTCGTGCCGGTGCAACTGGACGCCGGGCGGCCCGCGGTGTGGTGCAAGCTGGAGTTCCTGAACCCGAGTGGCAGCACCAAGGACCGCATCGCGCGGTTCATCCTGGAGAAGGCGTGGCGCCGCGGGCTGGTGACGTGCGGGGGCCGGGTCGTCGAGGCGTCGAGCGGGAGCACGAGCATCGCCCTGGCGCTCGCCTGCGCGCAGATGGGGCTGAAGTTCCTGGCGGTGATGCCGGAGGGCGTGAGCAACGAGCGGGTGTTCATCATCCGGGCCTACGGCGGCGACGTGACGTTCACCCCGGCGGCGCTGGGGATTCGCGGCGCGATCGCGGAGGTGGAGCGGCTCGGGGCCGAACCCGGCGTGTTCCTGCCGAAGCAGTTCGCGAACCTCGACAACGCCGAAGCCCACCGGCTCGGGACCGCGCGCGAGGTGCTGGACCAGATCCCCGGCGGCCGGGTCGATGCGGTGGTCAGCGGGGTCGGCACCGGGGGGACGCTGGTGGGGCTGTTCGAGGGGCTGCGCGAGAACGGGTGCCGGGTGGTGCCGGTGCTGGCCCGCCCGGTCAACCTCGTGAGCGCACCGGAGGTCGAGTGCTGTAGCTTCTCGGCGCGCATCCCGGGCGTCGCGGACTCGATCTCGGAGATTTTCCGCCCCGAGCGCGTTCCGGGCTTATTGACCGTTGAGGTGCGCGACGAGGACGCCATCGCCACGACGCGCGAGCTGATCCGGCTGGGGTTCCCGGTCGGCCCGAGTTCCGGGCTGAACTACTGCGCCGCGCTCGAAGCCCTGCGCCAGCTCAACGACCCGCACGCCCAGGTGGTCACGGTGTTCCCGGACCGGATGGAGCGCTACTTCACCACCGAACTGTTCAAGCCGTTCGTATGA
- a CDS encoding CotH kinase family protein: protein MTDRLPMLLTWLLVTVASPVFAQPPTDTPRKADAAVKPLAVGEARHEPVAPRPGVPVLVTAKLPADVTKVTLKLQAVAPGKYVRKADAEYEKDWTDLPMRDDGKEGDEKAGDGVFSVRVPATYQKHRWLLRYRVTATDGAGKALRFPAADDTCPNFAWWCNAGPATWTGSREPGKVLPLAFSAAFLNTLQPLHLLARADDVAKSQWDGNFHKQKQQGTVVYRGIVYDHIQYSNRGQGSAHIAGKNKWALKFARGHDVPMVDHDGVPFPVSCDSLDLNPGGSTPYLPVHRGITGLDEVLCMRSYRLAGVPSPQATWVQWRVVTGADEVAAKDQYAGDLWGVYIALGEMNPKLLADRPLADGLTVSIQSGIKHTPKGMTDAQKEWDKFLNGMRSNPKEDWWRQNLDLPTYFSFHALNRLLGNVDLRPDGNHGYYRRPDGRWAPIPWDMDMTFVPRHHQPGYIDAANCLQHPAIALEYRNRAREVLDLFAADGTDRGGQVGQLVSDLGSALTPKGFRVDWPRLDEARWNHHPRINPKGAYFVNPATGDHFGGAWKRTLATADFAGFRKYLIEFCTDVRPVKNYAPNDGDQRGYGWGYLAHEAKDDKIPAKPAVTRPKANGYTFEAAAFTSPAGAKSAALEWRVGRVGQKGWYELANHWRKDVAEGRSVEIPREVFAEKGEYRVRARWRDATGRCGNWSAPVAVSVK from the coding sequence ATGACCGACCGGCTCCCGATGCTCCTTACGTGGCTGCTCGTCACCGTCGCCTCACCCGTCTTCGCTCAACCGCCCACCGATACCCCGCGCAAAGCGGACGCTGCGGTAAAGCCGCTCGCGGTTGGGGAGGCGCGTCACGAGCCCGTCGCGCCGAGGCCCGGGGTGCCGGTGTTGGTGACCGCGAAGCTGCCGGCCGACGTGACGAAGGTCACCCTGAAGCTGCAAGCGGTCGCGCCGGGGAAGTACGTCCGCAAGGCCGACGCCGAGTACGAGAAGGACTGGACCGACCTCCCGATGCGGGACGACGGCAAGGAGGGCGACGAGAAGGCCGGCGACGGCGTGTTCAGCGTTCGGGTGCCGGCGACGTATCAGAAGCACCGGTGGCTGCTCCGCTACCGGGTCACCGCGACCGACGGGGCGGGCAAAGCCCTGCGGTTCCCGGCGGCCGACGACACCTGCCCCAACTTCGCGTGGTGGTGCAACGCCGGCCCCGCGACCTGGACCGGTTCGCGCGAGCCCGGAAAGGTGCTGCCGCTGGCGTTCTCGGCGGCGTTCCTCAACACGCTCCAACCCTTACACCTGCTCGCGCGGGCGGACGACGTTGCGAAGAGCCAGTGGGACGGAAACTTCCACAAGCAGAAGCAGCAGGGCACGGTCGTCTACCGCGGAATCGTGTACGACCACATCCAGTACAGCAACCGCGGCCAGGGGAGCGCCCACATCGCCGGCAAGAACAAATGGGCGCTGAAGTTCGCCCGCGGGCACGACGTGCCGATGGTCGATCACGACGGCGTCCCGTTCCCGGTCTCGTGCGACAGCCTCGACCTGAACCCGGGCGGGTCCACGCCGTACCTGCCGGTCCACCGCGGCATCACCGGGCTGGACGAGGTGCTGTGCATGCGCTCGTACCGGCTCGCCGGAGTCCCCAGCCCGCAGGCGACGTGGGTGCAGTGGCGCGTGGTCACCGGGGCCGACGAGGTGGCCGCGAAGGACCAGTACGCGGGCGACCTGTGGGGCGTCTACATCGCGCTCGGCGAAATGAACCCCAAGCTGCTCGCCGACCGGCCGCTGGCGGACGGGCTGACGGTCAGCATCCAGAGCGGGATCAAGCACACCCCCAAGGGCATGACGGACGCCCAGAAGGAGTGGGACAAGTTCCTTAACGGGATGCGGTCCAACCCGAAAGAGGACTGGTGGCGCCAGAACCTCGACCTGCCGACGTATTTCAGCTTTCACGCGCTGAACCGTCTGCTCGGCAACGTGGACCTGCGGCCCGACGGCAACCACGGGTACTACCGCCGCCCGGACGGGCGCTGGGCGCCGATCCCGTGGGACATGGACATGACGTTCGTCCCGCGGCACCACCAGCCGGGCTACATCGACGCGGCGAACTGCCTCCAGCACCCCGCGATCGCGCTGGAGTACCGCAACCGGGCACGCGAGGTGCTCGACCTGTTCGCGGCCGACGGCACCGACCGCGGCGGGCAGGTCGGCCAGTTGGTGTCCGACCTCGGTTCGGCGCTGACGCCGAAAGGGTTCCGTGTGGACTGGCCGCGGCTGGACGAAGCCCGCTGGAACCACCACCCGCGAATCAACCCGAAGGGCGCGTACTTCGTCAACCCGGCCACCGGCGACCACTTCGGCGGCGCGTGGAAGCGGACGCTGGCGACCGCCGACTTCGCCGGGTTCCGCAAGTACCTGATCGAGTTCTGCACCGACGTTCGCCCGGTCAAGAACTACGCCCCCAACGACGGCGACCAGCGCGGCTACGGCTGGGGCTACCTGGCGCACGAGGCGAAAGACGACAAGATCCCGGCGAAACCGGCGGTGACGCGCCCCAAGGCCAACGGCTACACGTTCGAGGCCGCGGCGTTCACGTCGCCCGCCGGGGCCAAGTCCGCGGCGCTGGAGTGGCGGGTGGGGCGCGTCGGCCAGAAGGGCTGGTACGAACTGGCGAACCACTGGCGGAAGGACGTGGCGGAGGGGCGTTCGGTGGAGATCCCGCGCGAGGTGTTCGCGGAGAAGGGCGAGTACCGGGTCCGCGCCCGCTGGCGCGACGCCACCGGGCGCTGCGGGAACTGGAGCGCGCCGGTCGCCGTCAGCGTGAAGTAA